AATAGTAAATACGACATCGATATCATAGTTGTATCATCCATCCAACATTTAAAGCGCATGCAATCTCCTTAATCACCTCGGCATTTTTCGCCGAGAAAATCACTTAAAGTAATTccgataaattgattgtagaTTGAGGATTGATTAGGTACAAACCCCTCCCTTTGTTTGTAATCACAGTTGAGAAAATGCTTGAATTGTTATGTTTGACTTTCACCGCATCGTCAACTTTCAAACTAGCGTAGGAgaagaaaattgtttttaaaaaatgcatttaatttaatttgagaTATTAAAGGACTTAAGTtaatttcacacaaaaaaataacaagtatATTTTTACAGTTATGAAACGGTAAACATgtatttagttgaagagaatgtgtttaaattttgaagcgaagGGTGAAGCCACCATGTTGCACCATAAAAAAATGGAATTGCCAATTTTACGGATTAGATGAGTGTTACAGCCCATCAGATTATCACGAGGCCATTGATACTGATATTACTATTTTTTTGTTGGCAGGTTTGGTAGAGGCTTTGGACTTGTTCAGTATATAACAGGAACTGATAGTGTTCTGAACCAGCCTAACAGTGTGTTTGGTGTGCTCTTCTATGTCATTCAGGTTGTATGTGGTAAGTACAGATAATAACTGTCACAGTATACATTCAGGTTATATGACGTAAGTAATTAGTATACccaagaaaaataatatgacTGGAAATCACATAGGGATCCAATTGCGGGACAATAATTAGTAGATATACCGCAGGTATATTAAAgtttaattgaattaaaattaaaaaaaattgtgtgtaAAAAGTTAACGTAATTATTGCAAGAATAAAGCTATAGTGTATCTCAATTACGTTTGAAGGTCAAGGAATGGCAGGAgctgataaaaatattattgataattgATTATTGTTACACATCTCAAGTTTTCTCTAATGAAAAGTATTAACTGTTTGCTTGAAATAGTGCTGTATACAAATATCTGTTTTGTTCTTTGAGAAAGCAAAATTATTCAAGATTGATATAATGTTGCAAATGATATGATCCATTTGAATGTTTCCCTAAGGATCTCACCAGAATTTTTTCCTGGGATCCCGGTCATATCTCAGCGGAATATGGTTGGGGTCCCTGAAAAATATCCTGTTTGATCCTGGCCAGATTCACGGTCATATTTTCTCTTGGATAAGAATCAAGTAATGCAATCAGGACTTGTTTTTCTGAGGGAGGCATCAACATTTGCGTTGAGTCCACTTTTGGCAATGTTAGTCACATCCAATTTGAAATGAAACTTGGACCAAATTACACTTTGCATCAGGTAGATCACATGGACAAAGATAGATGAAGAATTTTGCCAGGCTCTAATGTTTTTTGGgaggattttgataatttgatcTTAAATCTACATTTTGGTGAAGTTTCTTGAATCAAATCTAATTTAGAGTGTTATGTACAATTATTTCTTACACGGAACCAATCTTGTGAAGAAGAATTGCTTAATCctaattatatttcaaacagaCATACAAACATGATAGGCAATGCAAGATGATAAATAATACTGAGGAATTTACTACCAAAGTCTGAGAATTGgataaaaataatctttataaTAATTGCTTCTTACAAAGCCttatttaacatatttcataCTTTTTTCAGTTTCTctactttgtttgttttgtatatctaaTACCTTCTCTAGACAGATGATTTTCTAAGTCTAAAGCTGCTTTGTTGATATTTCAGCCTCAAGTGTCCTTCCCATGTTGACGAATGTACAAGTTTTTACAGCTGTGCTTGCCAACTGTGGTTCTGTGTATCTTGCCTATATTCTGTACTTTGTACTTGAGGATTTTTGTGTGGTGTGTGTATCAACTTATCTTGTGAATGCCTTCATATTGGGATGTGCTCTCATCAAGTGGAGGAGAAGCCAGTcaatacagaaaacaaagaaaaagcACAAACAAGGTTAACAAGTAAAACAACAGCTGTCTGGTAGTTACAAGTGAAACAACAGCTGTCTGGTAGTTACATGAACgacatatttttaattatctaagTGTGTCTTAattagataaattatttctgGTAGTTACAAGTAAAACAACAGCTGTCTGGTAGTTACAAGTGAAACAACAGCTGTCTGGTAGTTACATGAACgacatatttttaattatctaagTGTGTCTTAattagataaattatttctgGTAGTTACAAGTGAAACAACAGCTGTCTGGTAGTTACATGTGAAACAACAGCTGTCTGGTAGTTACGTGTGAAACAACAGCTATCTGGTAGTTACATGAACgacatatttttaattatctaagTGTGTCTTAattagataaattatttctgGTAGTTACAAGTGAAACAACAGCTGTCTGGTAGTTACATGTGAAACAACAGCTGTCTGGTAGTTACATGAACgacatatttttaattatctaagTGTGTCTTAattagataaattatttctgGTAGTTACAAGTGAAACAACAGCTGTCTGGTAGTTACATGTGAAACAACAGCTGTCTGGTAGTTACATgaacaacatatttttaatCATCTAAGTGTGTCTTAattagataaattatttctgGTAGTTACAAGTAAAACAACAGCTGTCTTGTAGTTACATGTGAAACAACAGCTGTCTGGTAGTTACATGAACgacttatttttaattatctaagTGTGTCTTAattagataaattatttctgGTAGTTACAAGTGAAACAACAGCTGTCTTGTAGTTACATGTGAAACAACAGCTGTCTGGTAGTTACATGAACGACATATCTTTAATTATCTAAGTGTGTCTTAattagataaattatttctgGTAGTTACAAGTGAAACAACAGCTGTCTGGTAGTTACATGTGAAACAACAGCTGTCTGGTAGTTACATGTGAAACAACAGCTGTCTTGTAGTTACATATGAAACAACAGCTGTCTGGTACAGTAGTTACATGTGAAACAACAGCAAACAACAGCTGTCTTGTTGTTACAAGTGAAATAATATACCTATGGTAGTTACAAGTGAAACAATAGCTGTCTAGTAGTTACAAGTGAAACAACAGCTGTctggtagttacatgtacatgtacaacaaacattttaattatctGAGTGTCttaattagataaaaaaatggTAGTGACAcgtgaaataatatatatctatagtagttatataacatgtacaatcTATAATTAGTTGGGTGAGTGTAATTTGGTGTTCATGTGTGTGGCTCTTTGGAGTGTACCAAGACGGACGAAATTTAGTCTCCTGTGACTATTCTATTGGATTTTTGTCCATCGTCGTATATCGActattacattttacatttactGTATACTAACTTTCTTTCGCAGCTTCTTATTTTGCTATTTCCATTTCAGAACATTTTCGCAGAGATAAGTTTCATGATtttaaattgaatgaaaatatctTTGAATTTCATGGTGCAAGAATTGTTGAAGCTATTAACTTGATGAGATAATCTTTTGTGAATTTACCTTTGATTGCAAAAGATGCGAAAATAAATTGCACAGTAAAGTTGCTTTACAGTTCCAGGGTAGAAACAATACTGATTGTCACTtagtttttttatgaatttaagAGGTTATAAACTTGGTTCCTTAAATTGcagttattgaaatattttagctCACCTTGCCAAAAGGGCTGTGAACACAGAGTCAGTCATCCTTCCATATCTGTCCATCATCCATTCAAATTTCTTTTGGGTTCTTCTTCAAGGTTATCAAAGGTGTGTCCTATCATGTTCATCATTGATTTGATAGTCAAAGTTATCAGTCAGAAGAGAGCAATACAGGCCTTCTGGGCCTTTTGTTCTTGTGTGTATTTTAAAGGAAGAACAATCACCAGTTTCACTTTATCAATattacaaatagaaaaaaagatatGGCCGTGCTGTTTTATTTTCTAGAATATAAACAGAATcccaaaactttttttcttcaccttttcctttttttatttttaagggtCTTCTCTGAGAACTATCACtgtgggcctcagtgagaaTTGTCAGTGTGGGCCTCAGTGAAAACCATCAGTGTGGGCCTTGGTGAGAACTATCagtgtgggcctcagtgagaactgtcagtgtgggcctcagtgagaaccatcagtgtgggcctcagtgagaactGTCAGTGTGGGCCACAGTGAGAACCATCAGTGTGGGCCACAGTGAGAACCATCAGTGTGGGTCTCAGTGAGAATCATCAGTGTGGGCCTCAGTTAGAACCATCagtgtgggcctcagtgagaactgtcagtgtgggcctcagtgagaaccatcagtgtgggcctcagtgagaactGTCAGTATGGGCCTCAGTGAGAATCATCAGTATAGGCCTCAGTGAGAACCATCagtgtgggcctcagtgagaactgtcagtgtgggcctcagtgagaaccatcagtgtgggcctcagtgagaactgtcagtgtgggcctcagtgagaaccATCAATGTGGGTCTCAGTGAGAACCATCAATGTGGGTCTCAGTGAGAATCATCagtgtgggcctcagtgagaaccatcagtgtgggcctcagtgagaactgtcagtgtgggcctcagtgagaaccATCTGTGTGGGCCTCAGTGAAAACTATCAGTGTGGGCCTCATTGAGAACTGTCagtgtgggcctcagtgagaacGATCAGTGAGAACCATCAGTatgggcctcagtgagaactatcagtgtgggcctcagtgagaactatcagtgtgggcctcagtgagaactGTCAGTGTGGGCCTCAGTGAAATCCATCAGTGTTGGCCTCAGTGAGAACTGTCAGTatgggcctcagtgagaaccatcagtgtgggcctcagtgagaactatcagtgtgggcctcagtgagaactGTCAGTATTGACCTCAGCGAGAACTGTCagtgtgggcctcagtgagaactaTCAGTGTGGGTCTCAGTGAGAACTGTCAGTGTGGGTCTCAGTGAGAACCATCagtgtgggcctcagtgagaactGTCAGTGTGGGCCACAGTGAAAACCATCagtgtgggcctcagtgagaactaTCAGTGTGGACCTCAGTGAGAACTGTCagtgtgggcctcagtgagaactGTCAGTGTGGGCCTCAAAGAAAACTGTCAGTGTGGACCTCAGTGAGAACCATCagtgtgggcctcagtgagaaccATCAGTGTGGGCCTCTGTGAGAACTGTCAGTGTTGACCTCAGCGAGAAGTGTCagtgtgggcctcagtgagaactaTCAGTGTGGGTCTCAGTGAGAACTGTCAGTGTGGGTCTCAGTGAGAACCATCagtgtgggcctcagtgagaactGTCAGTGTGGGCCTCAGTGAAAACCATCAGTGTGGGCTCAGTGAGAACTATCagtgtgggcctcagtgagaactatcagtgtgggcctcagtgagaaccatcagtgtgggcctcagtgagaactgtcagtgtgggcctcagtgagaactgtcagtgtgggcctcagtgagaaccatcagtgtgggcctcagtgagaactgtcagtgtgggcctcagtgagaactgtcagtgtgggcctcagtgagaactgtcagtgtgggcctcagtgagaaccatcagtgtgggcctcagtgagaaccatcagtgtgggcctcagtgagaactGTCAGTGTTGGCCACAGTGAAAACCATCagtgtgggcctcagtgagaactaTCAGTGTGGACCTCAGTGAGAACTGTCagtgtgggcctcagtgagaactGTCAGTGTGGGCCTCAAAGAAAACTGTCAGTGTGGACCTCAGTGAGAACCATCagtgtgggcctcagtgagaaccATCAGTGTGGGCCTCTGTGAGAACTGTCAGTGTTGACCTCAGAGAGAAGTGTCagtgtgggcctcagtgagaactaTCAGTGTGGGTCTCAGTGAGAACTGTCAGTGTGGGTCTCAGTGAGAACCATCagtgtgggcctcagtgagaactGTCAGTGTGGGCCTCAGTGAAAACCATCAGTGTGGGCTCAGTGAGAACTATCagtgtgggcctcagtgagaactgtcagtgtgggcctcagtgagaaccatcagtgtgggcctcagtgagaactatcagtgtgggcctcagtgagaactGTCAGTATTGACCTCAGCGAGAACTGTCagtgtgggcctcagtgagaactaTCAGTGTGGGTCTCAGTGAGAACCATCagtgtgggcctcagtgagaactGTCAGTGTGGGCCACAGTGAAAACCATCagtgtgggcctcagtgagaactaTCAGTGTGGACCTCAGTGAGAACTGTCagtgtgggcctcagtgagaactGTCAGTGTGGGCCTCAAAGAAAACTGTCAGTGTGGACCTCAGTGAGAACCATCagtgtgggcctcagtgagaaccATCAGTGTGGGCCTCTGTGAGAACTGTCAGTGTTGACCTCAGCGAGAAGTGTCagtgtgggcctcagtgagaactaTCAGTGTGGGTCTCAGTGAGAACTGTCAGTGTGGGCCTCAGTGAAAACCATCAGTGTGGGCTCAGTGAGAACTATCagtgtgggcctcagtgagaactgtcagtgtgggcctcagtgagaactgtcagtgtgggcctcagtgagaactaTCAGTGTGGGCCTCGGTGAGAACCATCagtgtgggcctcagtgagaactgtcagtgtgggcctcagtgagaactgtcagtgtgggcctcagtgagaaccATCAGTGTGGGCCTCGGTGAGAAATATCagtgtgggcctcagtgagaactatcagtgtgggcctcagtgagaactatcagtgtgggcctcagtgagaactGTCACTGTGGGCCTCGGTGAGAACTATCACTatgggcctcagtgagaactGTCAGTGTGGGCTTCAGTGAGAAATATCAGTGTGGGTCTTGGTGAGAACTATCAGTATGGTCCTCAGTGAGAACTATCagtgtgggcctcagtgagaaATATCAGTGTGGGTCTTGGTGAGAACTATCGGTATGGTCCTCAGTGAGAACTATCagtgtgggcctcagtgagaaATATCAGTGCGGGCCTCAGTGAGAAATATCAGTGTGGGCCTTGGTGAGAACTATCAGTATGGTCCTCAGTGAGAACTATCagtgtgggcctcagtgagaaATATCAGTGTGGGTCTTGGTGAGAACTATCAGTATGGTCCTCAGTGAGAACTATCagtgtgggcctcagtgagaaATATCAGTGTGGGTCTTGGTGAGAACTATAAGTGTGGGCCTTGGTGAGAACTATCagtgtgggcctcagtgagaaATATCAAtgtgggcctcagtgagaaATATAACTGTGGGCCTCGGTGAGAACTATCACTatgggcctcagtgagaactaTCATTatgggcctcagtgagaactaTCACTAGTGGCCTCAGTGAGAACCATCagtgtgggcctcagtgagaactaTCACTatgggcctcagtgagaactaTCACTAGTGGCCTCAGTGAGAAATATCAGTGTGGGCCTTGGTGAGAACTATCAGTATGGTCCTCAGTGAGAACTATCagtgtgggcctcagtgagaaATATCAGTGTGGACCTCAGTGAGAACTGTCagtgtgggcctcagtgagaactgtcagtgtgggcctcagtgagaactgtcagtgtgggcctcagtgagaactgtcagtgtgggcctca
The Argopecten irradians isolate NY chromosome 9, Ai_NY, whole genome shotgun sequence DNA segment above includes these coding regions:
- the LOC138331094 gene encoding vitamin K epoxide reductase complex subunit 1-like protein 1; translated protein: MGVRPKSRFLTFSTYILSFVGILLSFYAYYVETSAEKDKSFKAMCDFSETVSCSKVFTSRFGRGFGLVQYITGTDSVLNQPNSVFGVLFYVIQVVCASSVLPMLTNVQVFTAVLANCGSVYLAYILYFVLEDFCVVCVSTYLVNAFILGCALIKWRRSQSIQKTKKKHKQG